The Diadema setosum chromosome 1, eeDiaSeto1, whole genome shotgun sequence genome has a window encoding:
- the LOC140231334 gene encoding uncharacterized protein — MKMPEEEKQEEMEACTSYLMRRKPRKFLLDFSYLDVIWAEDTKLIIRAGEHPPVVIDSPSRMLSIGRRDGGGFQACDTVELKADRGYLLWTNPRGSIEVRFKYGIQGDDFRCYIDPQHLGVKVYEIRGYHKNLILDGKKPISRSTDPHHMRTPVRPGENNFEFRSLSGAVRLEFEVIRDPDFPKPQAFKFNYVLAL; from the exons ATGAAAATGCCGGAAGAAGAGAAACAGGAAGAAATGGAGGCTTGCACGAGCTACCTGATGCGGAGAAAACCGCGGAAATTCTTACTGGACTTTAGTTATTTGGATGTGATATGGGCAGAGGATACTAAACTGATTATACGGGCGGGAGAACATCCTCCCGTTGTTATCGATTCGCCGAGTAGAATGCTCTCAATTGGACGCAGGGATGGAGG CGGATTCCAAGCCTGCGACACGGTAGAGCTGAAGGCTGACAGGGGCTATCTCCTCTGGACCAACCCACGGGGCTCGATTGAAGTGCGTTTCAAATACGGCATACAGGGAGACGATTTCAG ATGCTACATAGATCCTCAGCACCTTGGGGTGAAGGTTTACGAGATTCGGGGCTACCACAAGAATCTTATTCTCGACGGCAAAAAGCCCATCTCACGGAGTACGGATCCCCACCACATGAGGACCCCAGTCCGCCCGGGGGAGAACAACTTCGAATTTCGCTCACTGAGTGGAGCGGTGCGACTGGAATTTGAGGTCATTCGGGACCCAGATTTCCCCAAACCGCAGGCCTTTAAGTTCAACTATGTACTCGCTCTGTAA